One Cucurbita pepo subsp. pepo cultivar mu-cu-16 chromosome LG20, ASM280686v2, whole genome shotgun sequence genomic window carries:
- the LOC111782979 gene encoding probable pyruvate, phosphate dikinase regulatory protein, chloroplastic: MASSTFSWSITPHTPSYPTPKPRNQPTFSNSIINNQSSSESGPQVRKSKGSPQLNRWSRARALRSGHKLQRHSNRTTQAVELRSPDSPTDRAPPEPALKGRDGDDDVERIVGKSIYMVSDGTGWTVEHSVTAALGQFTHCLVDRVCPVSTHLFSGVDDVERLREIVKQAAKEGAMLVYTLADPFMAESAKQACKLWGIQSNDILGPLTEVVASHLGVSPSGLPRGAFGNNLPLTDEYFRRIEAIEFTIKQDDGALPQNLNKADIVLAGVSRTGKTPLSIYLAQKGYKVANVPIVMGIKLPKNLFEADPEKVFGLTINPIVLQTIRRARAKSLGFCDEMRSTYSEMDFVRRELDFAGKIFAQNPTWPVIEVTGKAIEETAAVILRLYHDRKHKCSMPTISKRY; this comes from the exons ATGGCTTCTTCCACCTTCAGCTGGTCCATCACCCCTCACACGCCCAGTTACCCAACTCCCAAACCTAGAAATCAACCTACCTTCTCCAATTCTATCATCAACAACCAATCATCCTCCGAATCCGGGCCACAGGTTCGCAAATCCAAGGGTAGCCCCCAATTGAATCGCTGGTCTAGGGCTCGCGCTTTACGATCGGGGCACAAATTGCAGCGCCACAGCAATCGGACTACTCAGGCTGTCGAGCTGCGTTCTCCCGATTCGCCCACTGACAGAGCCCCACCGGAACCTGCTCTTAAAGGAAGAGATGGCGACGATGATGTGGAGAGAATAGTTGGGAAGTCCATTTATATGGTGTCTGATGGCACTGGATGGACGGTGGAGCACTCCGTCACCGCCGCCTTGGGCCAGTTCACTCATTGTTTGGTGGATCGTGTTTGCCCTGTTAGCACCCATTTGTTCTCTGGG GTTGATGATGTAGAGCGATTACGGGAGATAGTAAAACAAGCAGCCAAAGAGGGCGCTATGCTTGTTTATACTTTAGCTGATCCATTCATGGCTGAATCTGCCAAGCAAGCTTGCAAACTGTGGGGCATTCAATCCAATGACATACTGGGACCATTAACAGAAGTTGTTGCATCACATCTTGGTGTCTCACCGTCCGGTCTTCCTCGTGGGGCTTTCGGCAATAATCTCCCGCTTACCGACGAGTACTTTCGTCGGATTGAAGCTATTGAGTTTACAATCAAACAAGACGATGGTGCATTGCCTCAAAACTTGAACAAAGCTGACATTGTTCTTGCTGGTGTATCTCGAACAGGGAAGACGCCATTGTCCATTTATCTTGCACAAAAGGGATATAAGGTGGCTAATGTGCCGATCGTAATGGGGATCAAACTCCCAAAGAACCTGTTCGAAGCAGACCCTGAAAAGGTGTTTGGTTTGACTATAAATCCGATTGTGTTGCAAACAATAAGAAGAGCAAGAGCCAAGAGTTTGGGATTTTGTGATGAAATGAGAAGTACCTATTCAGAAATGGATTTTGTTAGAAGGGAACTGGATTTTGCTGGAAAGATCTTTGCTCAAAACCCCACATGGCCTGTGATAG AGGTGACAGGGAAGGCCATAGAAGAAACTGCCGCCGTCATATTGAGGCTTTACCACGATAGAAAGCACAAGTGTTCGATGCCAACAATATCAAAGCGCTACTAG
- the LOC111782972 gene encoding cysteine-rich receptor-like protein kinase 10, translating to MLNFVTFLFILCFLIHGNAQIPVSYPYRSCLPGNFTQNSTYHSNLDLLFSNLSANGPPKNRFFNTSAGRPPNDAVYGLFQCRGDVSDSGCRSLLATAIKDVAREYCPLSKGAVAWYDECILRYSDQPFFSDVSTKPSMSLLNTAEIDVDKAPFNQLVMSTLRATAARAANASVGELFATQEANFTSDLTLYTLAQCTGDLSNTDCELCLRQAINGIPSCCSNKRGGRVLFPSCYVRYEVYMFYEQTPTNSVPPPATTPPNNTTPTPPLPPPPTPGKRRISTMLIVAIVAPITISILLFVLGCCFLRQRARNRHSPVKEDSVVNEMTTMESLQFDFKTIDSATNKFSEENKLGEGGFGVVFKGRLENGEEIAVKRLSRGSLQGSEEFKNEVMLVAQLQHRNLVRLLGFCLEGEEKILIYEYIPNKSLDFFLFDLEGQTQLDWLKRYKIINGIARGMLYLHEDSRLRIIHRDLKASNILLDEYMNAKISDFGMARIIQVDESQVNTKRIVGTYGYMSPEYAMHGIFSMKSDVYSFGVLVLEILSGQKNSSFYLSDLAEDLLTYAWKLWKTEQPLEILDPVLRNSYSRNEVLRCIHIALLCVQEDSSQRPAMASIVLMLNSNSVTLPLPEEPAFFMRSKDTNIKDSDISTNQFAQWSVNDASISELHPR from the exons ATGCTCAATTTTGTTACTTTCCTCTTCATCCTCTGTTTCCTTATCCATGGAAACGCTCAGATCCCTGTTTCTTACCCATATCGGAGTTGCTTGCCGGGAAATTTCACTCAGAACAGCACCTATCACTCCAATCTCGATCTCCTCTTTTCAAATCTCTCCGCCAACGGCCCACCAAAGAACAGATTCTTCAATACCTCCGCCGGCCGACCCCCAAACGATGCCGTTTACGGCCTCTTCCAGTGCCGTGGAGACGTCTCCGACTCCGGCTGCCGATCTTTATTAGCCACCGCAATCAAGGACGTAGCCCGGGAATACTGCCCCCTGAGTAAAGGCGCTGTGGCTTGGTACGATGAATGCATACTCCGCTACTCCGACCAACCTTTCTTTTCCGACGTTTCCACAAAGCCAAGTATGTCGTTACTGAATACGGCTGAAATAGACGTCGACAAGGCTCCATTCAACCAACTAGTCATGTCCACGTTGAGAGCCACCGCGGCTCGAGCTGCTAACGCCTCGGTGGGCGAATTGTTTGCAACCCAGGAGGCTAATTTCACATCAGATCTAACCCTTTACACTCTAGCACAGTGTACCGGCGATTTGTCCAATACCGATTGCGAACTATGCTTACGCCAAGCTATCAATGGTATTCCGAGTTGTTGCAGTAATAAACGAGGTGGGAGAGTTCTGTTTCCCAGCTGTTATGTTCGCTACGAAGTTTACATGTTTTACGAACAAACGCCGACGAATTCCGTACCGCCACCGGCGACTACCCCGCCCAATAACACCACCCCAACACcgcctcttcctcctcctcctacACCAG GGAAGAGAAGAATCTCAACGATGTTAATTGTGGCCATTGTGGCTCCTATTACCATATCCATCCTGCTCTTTGTTCTGGGATGTTGCTTCCTGCGCCAGAGAGCTAGGAACAGACACTCTCCTGTAAAGGAAGATAGTG TTGTTAATGAGATGACCACCATGGAATCTCTGCAATTTGATTTCAAAACAATCGATTCAGCTACCAACAAGTTTTCAGAGGAAAACAAATTGGGAGAAGGCGGATTTGGAGTTGTCTTCAAG GGGAGGCttgaaaatggagaagaaataGCTGTGAAAAGGCTATCAAGAGGGTCTCTGCAAGGTTCTGAAGAGTTCAAGAATGAGGTTATGTTGGTTGCTCAGCTTCAGCACAGAAATCTTGTAAGGCTATTGGGATTTTGCTTGGAGGGTGAAGAAAAGATACTCATCTATGAATACATTCCCAACAAAAGCCTCgactttttcttatttg ATCTCGAGGGACAAACACAGTTGGATTGGTTGAAACGATATAAGATCATCAATGGAATTGCTCGAGGAATGTTGTACCTACATGAAGATTCTCGTCTCCGAATTATTCACCGTGATCTTAAAGCGAGTAACATCTTGTTAGATGAATATATGAACGCGAAAATTTCGGATTTTGGTATGGCAAGAATTATTCAAGTGGATGAAAGTCaagtaaatacaaaaagaatcGTCGGTACCTA TGGTTATATGTCTCCTGAGTATGCAATGCACGGAATTTTCTCCATGAAATCTGATGTGTATAGCTTTGGAGTCTTGGTGTTGGAGATTTTAAGTGGTCAGAAGAACAGTAGTTTTTATTTGTCGGATCTTGCCGAAGACCTTTTGACCTAC GCTTGGAAGTTGTGGAAGACCGAACAACCATTAGAAATATTGGACCCAGTTCTGAGAAATAGCTACTCAAGAAATGAGGTGCTTAGGTGCATTCATATTGCTTTATTGTGTGTTCAAGAGGATTCTAGCCAAAGACCTGCCATGGCGTCCATTGTTCTTATGCTTAATAGCAATTCAGTCACTTTGCCATTGCCGGAAGAGCCAGCGTTCTTCATGCGTAGTAAGGACACTAATATTAAAGACAGTGATATTTCTACCAATCAATTTGCCCAATGGTCTGTCAATGACGCATCCATTTCAGAGTTGCATCCACGATAA
- the LOC111782986 gene encoding NDR1/HIN1-like protein 26 yields the protein MNTPTQLAETNTPEQRPIKRHHTPRYYAQRVKDSLTTRVSKLICAVFLGLLFIVGIIMFILWLSLRPHRPRFFIHHFSILGLGLDNGYKNPEIVFNVTARNSNLNIGIYYDSMVGSVYYKNQKIGSTPLLDEYYEGPKTTKVLTAALSGETLNVDRHRWMEFSKERSKGAVGFRLEISSTIRFRISAWDSKRHGMHANCDVSVGRDGLVLPSSKDVRCPVYFS from the coding sequence ATGAACACTCCCACCCAATTGGCGGAGACCAACACGCCAGAGCAGCGTCCAATCAAGCGCCACCACACGCCGCGCTATTACGCACAGCGTGTCAAGGACAGCCTAACCACGCGCGTCTCCAAGCTCATATGCGCCGTCTTCTTGGGCTTGTTGTTCATTGTGGGTATCATAATGTTTATATTGTGGCTTAGTTTACGACCCCACCGGCCCCGATTTTTCATTcaccatttttcaattttgggtTTGGGCCTCGATAACGGCTACAAAAATCCCGAAATTGTCTTCAACGTCACGGCCCGAAACTCCAACCTTAACATTGGGATCTACTACGATTCCATGGTCGGTTCGGTTTATTATAAGAACCAGAAAATCGGGTCCACGCCGCTGCTGGATGAGTATTATGAAGGCCCCAAGACTACCAAGGTGCTGACGGCGGCGCTTAGTGGAGAGACGTTGAACGTCGATAGGCATCGGTGGATGGAGTTTAGTAAAGAGCGGTCTAAGGGAGCCGTCGGTTTCCGGTTGGAGATTTCGTCGACCATCCGGTTTAGAATATCCGCTTGGGATAGTAAGCGCCATGGTATGCACGCTAATTGTGACGTGTCGGTGGGCCGTGATGGGTTGGTTTTGCCTTCTTCCAAGGACGTGAGATGCCCGGTCTacttttcatga
- the LOC111782987 gene encoding uncharacterized protein LOC111782987 isoform X1, with the protein MEIPKLNSAVLREVDELEETKNSQKISVCNQPNGVHYSANSDSFVIDMNGFSNGGTKEPNTNPRITLQRNLSRKGSQRGGDKMIASNTAPMDRDSSSPTVAVGATMAEKAGAAVAVAVAVGSQQDHLGVAQVHHQITITTANTAAAPVERGFLRRNSFRRPSSSWFLDPKKVLLLFATVSCIGSMILIYFTLAIGKPDAEERGFD; encoded by the exons ATGGAAATTCCCAAATTG AATTCGGCTGTTCTTCGGGAAGTTGATGAATTGGAAGAAACGAAAAATTCCCAGAAAATTTCAGTTTGTAATCAGCCGAACGGAGTGCATTACTCTGCAAATTCGGATAGCTTCGTCATCGATATGAATGGGTTCTCCAATGGCGGAACTAAAGAACCCAACACAAATCCCAGAATTACA ttgcAGAGAAATTTATCCCGAAAAGGGTCTCAGCGTGGCGGCGACAAGATGATTGCTAGCAATACCGCTCCTATGGATAGAGATTCATCATCTCCAACAG TTGCAGTTGGAGCTACCATGGCGGAAAAAGCAGGGGCGGCGGTGGCAGTGGCAGTGGCAGTGGGGTCACAGCAAGATCATTTGGGAGTTGCACAAGTTCATCATCAGATCACTATAACCACAGCGAACACGGCGGCGGCGCCGGTTGAACGAGGCTTTCTTAGAAGAAACAGCTTCAGGAGGCCTTCATCTTCGTGGTTTTTGGACCCCAAGAAAGTTCTTCTCTTGTTTGCCACTGT GTCGTGTATAGGGAGCATGATACTGATATACTTCACCTTGGCCATCGGAAAACCCGACGCCGAGGAGCGGGGATTTGATTAA
- the LOC111782987 gene encoding uncharacterized protein LOC111782987 isoform X2 has protein sequence MEIPKLNSAVLREVDELEETKNSQKISVCNQPNGVHYSANSDSFVIDMNGFSNGGTKEPNTNPRITRNLSRKGSQRGGDKMIASNTAPMDRDSSSPTVAVGATMAEKAGAAVAVAVAVGSQQDHLGVAQVHHQITITTANTAAAPVERGFLRRNSFRRPSSSWFLDPKKVLLLFATVSCIGSMILIYFTLAIGKPDAEERGFD, from the exons ATGGAAATTCCCAAATTG AATTCGGCTGTTCTTCGGGAAGTTGATGAATTGGAAGAAACGAAAAATTCCCAGAAAATTTCAGTTTGTAATCAGCCGAACGGAGTGCATTACTCTGCAAATTCGGATAGCTTCGTCATCGATATGAATGGGTTCTCCAATGGCGGAACTAAAGAACCCAACACAAATCCCAGAATTACA AGAAATTTATCCCGAAAAGGGTCTCAGCGTGGCGGCGACAAGATGATTGCTAGCAATACCGCTCCTATGGATAGAGATTCATCATCTCCAACAG TTGCAGTTGGAGCTACCATGGCGGAAAAAGCAGGGGCGGCGGTGGCAGTGGCAGTGGCAGTGGGGTCACAGCAAGATCATTTGGGAGTTGCACAAGTTCATCATCAGATCACTATAACCACAGCGAACACGGCGGCGGCGCCGGTTGAACGAGGCTTTCTTAGAAGAAACAGCTTCAGGAGGCCTTCATCTTCGTGGTTTTTGGACCCCAAGAAAGTTCTTCTCTTGTTTGCCACTGT GTCGTGTATAGGGAGCATGATACTGATATACTTCACCTTGGCCATCGGAAAACCCGACGCCGAGGAGCGGGGATTTGATTAA
- the LOC111783441 gene encoding gibberellin 2-beta-dioxygenase 8, with the protein MIHTLNQSANVAMDPPFHEAYKSLLAETAVDRGGDAVAVKEWELPVVDLRRLRDGAEVGEVEQCKNDIIRASQEWGFFQVVNHGVSSELLGKMRAKQIELFKQPFERKSKEDMFLNFSAGSYRWGTPTATSLTQLSWSEAFHVSLSDILGSNGSDDLRSTMEEFAGKVSRLAQELAEILGENLGRSSKFFVDNCVPSTCYLRMNRYPPCSVPGRVFGLMPHTDSDFLTILHQDQVGGLELVKDGEWIAVKPNPEALIINIGDLFQAWSNDVYKSVEHRVVTNSKLERFSIAYFLCPWSETVIKSKCEPGVYRRFSFREFRNQVQEDVRKHGFKIGLPKFVL; encoded by the exons ATGATACATACGTTAAACCAG TCTGCCAACGTGGCTATGGACCCACCATTTCACGAGGCTTACAAGAGTCTGTTGGCGGAAACGGCGGTGGATAGAGGAGGCGACGCTGTGGCGGTGAAGGAATGGGAGCTTCCGGTGGTTGATTTGAGGCGTTTGAGGGACGGAGCGGAGGTCGGGGAAGTGGAACAGTGcaaaaatgatataattagAGCTTCTCAGGAATGGGGGTTTTTTCAAGTTGTGAATCATGGGGTTTCGAGTGAGCTTTTGGGTAAGATGAGAGCCAAACAAATTGAGCTTTTTAAACAGCCGTTTGAGCGTAAGAGTAAGGAGGacatgttcttgaatttctcCGCCGGAAGTTACCGTTGGGGAACACCCACCGCCACTTCTCTTACCCAACTCTCTTGGTCGGAAGCCTTCCATGTTTCTCTCTCCGATATTCTTGGATCCAACGGCTCCGATGATCTCAG GTCAACAATGGAAGAATTCGCGGGGAAAGTTTCGAGGTTGGCGCAAGAGCTAGCGGAGATTTTGGGAGAGAATTTGGGGAGAAGCTCTAAATTCTTCGTTGACAATTGTGTGCCAAGCACGTGCTATCTCCGGATGAACCGGTACCCGCCATGCTCGGTTCCGGGTCGGGTATTCGGACTCATGCCTCACACAGACAGCGATTTTTTGACCATTCTTCACCAAGACCAAGTCGGTGGCTTGGAGTTGGTCAAGGACGGGGAGTGGATCGCCGTTAAACCCAACCCCGAGGCTCTTATAATCAACATTGGCGACTTGTTTCAg GCTTGGAGCAACGATGTTTACAAGAGTGTCGAACATAGAGTTGTGACGAACTCGAAGTTGGAGAGATTTTCGATAGCTTATTTCTTGTGTCCTTGGAGCGAGACGGTTATAAAAAGCAAATGCGAGCCTGGGGTTTATAGAAGGTTTAGTTTTAGAGAATTTCGGAATCAGGTTCAAGAGGATGTTCGTAAGCATGGTTTCAAGATTGGGTTGCCCAAATTTGTCTTATGA